The sequence attatatgtattgtACTATGCTATAATGCAATCAAACCTTTGtgaattgggggaaaaaatatcatAGCACATGGCACCTTTTGAATGACCATCAGTAGAGGAAGATGTTTTTGCAGCTAGATGGTGTAATTGcataaccagccaaaccttgacccacAGGGTAGCATTTCTATCATCTGTTTATCGGTACTCTGATTAGTTGTTATGACCTTGAAAACATTTTCTGAACATCTAAATAAATTGTATTCAAATTTTTTACGTTCAAGTTCCATTACCGATGGAGGATATTGCAAAAATGGCAGAGGCCTGCATGAAAGacattgatgatgatgaagatgacagTCTGGAGGATGATGAAGACCTCTTGGTAAATTAAACCTGTGATTTATTGTCTGTTTCTTTTCAATGTCAACACCTTTTGAATGCGGTATAGTGAGTTTATAGTGCTTGTTGTGAATGTGATTCTCGTCAGGCTGAGCTGCAGGAAGTGGTTGATGAGGAGGAAACGGAAGACTCAGGTACCGCAACCCCTGCCTCCCCCGATAGTGCGGAAACCCCTTCAGCAGAACTGACGCCAGCCAGCCAGGTAGGATCTAAAAGTTTATTTGGGAAGGCATAAACGTATTTTCTTTGTACAATTGTGTTAGCTGTAATATCAAAgttcttattattaatttgcaCATTTCCATTAAACTTTGTTGTGAAATGGTAGAAGGCTTTTGtgaaataagtctttttttttattttttcacaggaCACCAAGGTTTCTTCGGTGCCTGGTAGCATTGAGCACACGTTAGAGGAGAGATTGAACCTGTATAGGATGGCTGTTACCAATGCCAAGGCTGCAGGGGAAACCTCTAAAGCTCGGAGATACGAGAGAGGCCTCAAGGTATGCAGATGTAGTGTCATTGCTCAAACAAACTTTGGATGCATccttttttatgataatttatgACAATTGACAGTCTCATATTTTTGTTTAGACACTACAGACTATGCTGGCATTAGTACGGAAAGGAGGGAAGATTGACGAAACAGAGATTCCTCCTCCAGTTGCATGTGGAGCATCTGGTGGTCCCAGTCGGCCCCCTGCCCCTGCAGCTTCACCTGATCAGCACGGGGAGAGTGACAGCGCTGTTGAGATCTCTCCTGTCTCTGCAGAGGCCGCCCCTGTTGTCATGGATCCAGCATCAAACACTAAAGACGAGTCCTCCGGTGTAACGTCTCCAGCTTCCCTGGCATCCCCAGAAGGGGAACATGCAGCGAGTGGCACTGAATTGCACTTAGGTCAGTCAAGTGCTTTTGTGACAACATACCACATTTTAATGGTTGAAACTAAAGATAAAATGCCTAGCTAGTGTCTGAATTGataggatttattttaatttaaaccaataaataaaaacattttagaaaatattcaaaatacgAGAAAATCATATAAAAACGATGAAGAATTTAATTCAGCACTGTTTCTAGGTCAGTAATCAAATGTAAGCAAATTTGTGACATGGAACTCCTTTGTACAAATCAGATTTCCTTGCTTCTATGGAAGCTCATTTGAACATTCACACAAACTTgtagagttattttaaattggaataatatttcacaatattactaataataaatccAGCATTGATGAACAATGAACATACAATGCTTATTTCAAAAAACGTATCTATCTCAAACATTTGAATTGTTAAATCTTCACTAATTCATGTAGAATGTTCAGTTatatttttcacttaatttaTGCTTAGAATTTGTAATGAAACTTGTgtgttaaattagaaaataatgcaaaatagaagcatcTTTACTAGTCCTTTTGataagtattttaaaacagaCTTAATCCCTATTTAATATTTGACAGCAGTTGTGTTGATTTATGAGTGGAGTGTGTATTTGCTAAATTATTTCATGCTGTCCAACAACCCTAAAATATATACTGATAATATCATTTCataggaatctttttttttttggcagtttcCATAATATTTGTAGTCATAATTCAAaatgtgcaaacaaaaaaaattattcaatggATCATCAACGCTGGGTGTAGAAAAGCGACTATTTTGAAAATGAGACCCTTTCTCTTTAAGTTGTTTGTGACTTGCTAATTTAACTACAAGCATGACATTCTCCAGAGCTGTTTTTGTAAATGGTACATTGTGGTTTCCTCTGACTGCTCCTAAATCAGACTCACCAGCCGGACAGCCCAATAAAGACGTTCTGTTAGAGCGACAGAAGGAATACAGGATGGCAGCTCTCAAGGCCAAACAAGCAGGAGATATTGACCAAGCCAAAATGCATATAAAGACCAGCAAGGTAAGACACGGTTTCTAATCAAATGTATATAGCTATGTATTGCTGTCTCTGTACTGTTAATTTTTAAACAGTGGCATATTTATGGCCTTTCCTCTCAGGACTTTGTGCCTTTAAAATTTCCAAATGAGTGTTTTATCAGTAAGCAAATTCAATTTGTACAGAATTGTACAAAGTTTGGATTCCTTCTTTCTAATTAATTATATACAGTTGAAATGTGAATAGATTTGTTGTTGTAAATGtagttgttttctttgttttgactTGTAAACTCTTTTAGTTGCTTCAGTTAAAACCAAAAAGCAGACTTCTGTAACTGTGCTGTCTGTGCTCAGTTAACAGGCATGGCTTTGTAAATGTATCACACCCTGTTAAAGTATCTTTTTCCATTTGCCTTCTGCTCTAATACGGAAATTTTGACTCAAACTTGCCaaagactttttatctcaaagcCTTTACTGTTTTTACCGAGCGATTCAGTTGGTTTGCCGTTTAATTCAAGGCATCTTCCACTTCAGCTATGCTGTTGTGCGAGTTTGGATATTCCTCTTAACTGAAGTGTCTTGTTCTCGTAAACCATGATTTCTAATAACTCActtgtaatgaaaatgtgctaaGTTATTTGAGGTATTCAAGACTTGTAGGAAGTAGACAAAGAATAGTACTATGCTGTTTGCTTGTTTGGCTCAGGGATTCGATGCAGCCATTGAGGCTTTGGAGAAAGGCCAGCCGGTGGACATGAGCTCGCTTCCGCCCCCTCTGTCTCAAGGTTAGACCTAAATTATCATTTGTGGTTAGAAAGATACTATAGTAGCTATGATGTGGTGCATATTTGTTACATATGTTCAAGGCTTGTAGCTTTTATTCTTTTCCACAGCCTCTACAGTTACTCACCCTGCACCTCAAAAAGCTGTTACCTCACCTTCAGCTCCTGGTTAGTACAACAGTTATCACATCAGATATTTTCAGATGCTGAGCATGTGTCTCTTTTAGGAGTCTAAATATGGTCTTACCTGAATTACTGTACTTGTGACCTGAATTAGAATGCATTTCCTATCTCctagtgttaatttttttgtttttattataccAGCAGACAGTGTTTCTGGCCCAGCTCAGCCCCAGACTGTTCTTGACGCTCTGGAACAGAGGATGGCCAAGTACAAAGAGGCCTTCACACAAGCTAAGGCCGGCGGAGATGAGCGCAAAGCCCGCATGCATGACCGCATTGCTAAAGTTAGTAAACCTATCAAAATGACACCTAAACCACTGAGCGTCCACAAACTTTTGGTTTCTCTTGCAGTGTTTCCTTTTTAGATTTTATCTGATTGTGGAAGAAGGACTTGTGTTAAGTTCATGTTAACATACTACAGCACATTTTACACATAGAAAGGTGTTTCCACCGAATTGTTGATTTCAGATATGATGTTCTTTGTGTGACCCACAGCAATACCAGTCTGCCATCCGTGCCCATAAAGCAGGCCGACCTGTAAATTTTGACGAACTTCCAGCCCCTCCAGGTTGGTTCTTCTGCAGTCAAAAAGAAGTTTTTGTGTACATgtccactaccattcaaaaatttggtaCAAATTTTAGATGTTCttttccaaggctgcatttgtttgattaaaaaataaaaataaaaaaaaacggttaAGGTTgcaatattgtgagatattaaaatataaaataattgttttctgttttaatatattttgtaatgtaatttattcctacaaAGGCAAAGTAAAATTTACTCCATCTTGAGTATCATATTGAAATTTGAAtatgaaatcatttgaatatgctaatttggtgcttaagaaacatttcttatcattgaaaatagtttatatttttgtggaattttgtggattttttaattaatagaaatttaaaaagaaccataattatttgaaatagtcaATAGGCTCAGCGTAACACAAATAAGGGAGATCACATACAATTGAAATTAAcccaaaaatatatgtttattaaagtaatctataactgaattaaaaaaaaatcaacacaaaagGTAATagaaaacttaaaagaaaattaaagtatgCACATAAACTGGTACTGGAGAGGCATCAAGCACAAATGAAGGCCAGACACGCTGGGACCAGTCAACTCGTCACCGGTAACCCACCGCCCCTGCCGCTTGAACCCAAAACAAGCAAACGCAATCTGGTGACAGGAAGGCGCAAATGAAGGAATGCTGGCTAGGCAAGACCGTTAcagttataaatgtttttactgtcactttcaatcaatttaatgcatccttgcgcaataaaagtattaattttcgcACAACTTTtgcatttctttaattattagcTTGAATTCCTGCTAAGAAAATTAGGAGTTCTATTTAACTGAAGTGTTCTCCATAGGCTTTCCTCCAATCCCAGGCCAGAAGGCTGCTTCTCCAGAGCAGGGATTGGCTGCAGTGTTGGAAACAGCCAATAAACTAACATCTAATGAAGCTGAAGCTGGTGATGgtgaagaggatgatgaagagggAGAGGAGAAGGTAAATTCTTAAAGTTTGTagcatttcttaaatattttcaaagttgTCCCTTGCTGTTaaagaaatcacatttttttttaatttgctttctaGGTTAAAGCTCCGAAAGTAGGCGACCAAAATAAGCCCACTCTTGTAGTACAGCCAACGGTACAGAAACCCAAGAGGACCCCTTCACCTTCCCCAGACAGAACGTCTAAAAGAGGAAGTCTGCCTGACACTGGTAGAGTTGTGTTTTAAGATGGCCTtttaattgcaatgtttttacattttgtaactgAGTTACATAAGAAGCACACAAAACTCTCTCAAACTGGTTTAAATCTGGTTATTGTCTACTCAGCTCAGCAGCAGCTGGAGTTTCTGGAAGGCCGCAAAAAGCAGTACATGAAAGCAGCGCTGCAGGCAAAGCAAAAGAATGACCTAGAGCAGGCCAAGACCCTCCTGCGCGCAGCAAAGGGTTTGGACCCCATGATAGAAGCCGCCCGCAGCGGCAAGATGGTGGACATAAGCAAGGTAAcactgtaattgtttttataaataaattctttTACAAATCCATAATGAAATGAGTAATAACTACCCTTTTATTTTCAGGTGCCTTCACCGCCTGGAGATGAGGACGAGGACTTCATCGTAGTCCATCACAGTGATGTTCAGATCTCAGAGAAGGCTGAGGAGGTCTACACTCAACTCACCAAACTACTCAAAGAGCAATACGAGGTAACAAGAAGTTGGTGAATTAATAAAGGAACACGGAGAATGGATCTGTGCCAAAACCTAGTTTCTACATAGTCAGCTACCATCGAAATGAATCTGAAATGAAATCTCATACGCATACTCATACTCATTTCACAAATATTGTTCACAAGAAGAGCATGTTGGATTTCAACAGAATTTGcgattaaagggatatttcaccccaaaaatgaaaatttaccccattatttactcaccctcaagccatcctaggtgtttatgactttcttctttcagatgaatacaatcagagttatattaaaaaatgtcccgGCTCTTCCGCTTCCaagttttataatggcagtgaatgtaTGTTGAGAATTTGAAGCCAAAAAAACGTGCATCCATTCATCATAAAAGATAttccacacagctctggggggtgaataattgatgcatttgtgtaagaaaaatatctatatttaaaactttataaactgaaAACTCTAGCTTCCACTGTTTGTCgtacttgtgtttttgttttttactcaagCGCATCGCTttacttcagaaggcctttattaccCCCCGGAGCcacatggagtttttttttttttaatgaatgctcTTTTTTggtctttgttgaataaagtcattatttttgttttctttgcgcacaaacgGTATTCTCgcagctttgtaaaattatggttgaaccactgatgtcacatggacagtTTTACCGATGTCCATACTATGTTTCTgagtctgggaacatttcagttacattgctgtctatggagggtcaaaagctctctgatttcataaaaatatctcaaaatgttCTGAAGAACTgaagaacaaaggtcttacaggtttggaatgacatgagggtaagtaattaatgacagaatttttgtttttgggtgaactatacctttaataaaGAGTAAAATAACATTGGGCAAAATAGCAGATTTATATTCACTATAAGTGTGTTTATAGTCAATATTTCACAGATCATGCTCATAAGAATCAATTGCTATTCAGTATGATaatttgatgttagcatgttgctaagctaacagtgtGATACTCTAGcaagcataaaatatatatatttgttgaaatagtcaatttttttatttaaagtagtctttaaaggtatttttttttttttttttttttttactttacccaAGACGTTTCCCCAAGACCCAGCAGAGTAGTTAAACAGTACTGTGCATTAGCTTAAGACACACTCAAAAGACACCGATCAAAATCCGagacaataaataagaaacaCTATTATGGCAGGATTTTGAAATCCATGTGAGCCTCTTAAATCGATTTCTTGACTCTATTTACAGTCACAAagtttttttcagttgatttaatTGAGTTAgctttttatcaaatataaagtGATTTTCAATAACCAAGACCTGGCAGCAACAACACAGTTTTACGCTTCGGCAAGCAGACAACTTATCTTGCTTATGAAAACACCCACATGGTTAAAATGCTGTCTAAGTAGGCAGATCAGTAGGTTTTGAGACAGAACCTAGAAGCGGATGTGGAATATGTAAGTAGGACATGTTTCCTTTCTTCTTCAGAAATGTGTGACGTACTCCAAGCAGTTCACACACATGGGGAATGTCGCAGAAACAACCAAGTATGTATCGCATCACTAGTACACCACTTCAATAAATGAAATTCAAGTGATTTCATTGGGTATTTCATTTATTCCCGTTTTCCCTCTTGTAGATTTGAGAACATGGCAGAACAATGTAAGAAGAGCCTGGAGATTCTTAAACTGGCGCAGAATAGGGGGCTTCAGCCTCCTAAACATCACTTTGAGGAGAGAACATATCGCACTGTCAGGTCTGACACTCTCACTGCAGATCTTCCTTCAAGGAAAAGCCCA is a genomic window of Cyprinus carpio isolate SPL01 chromosome B2, ASM1834038v1, whole genome shotgun sequence containing:
- the LOC109091949 gene encoding coiled-coil and C2 domain-containing protein 1B-like isoform X1, whose amino-acid sequence is MFARKNKRAAAPKGQGAAAAKQMGLLLDFNPDEMMDMEQDLDDPTLEAEFAAIVGKKPNVAPRGKKPGKVPLPMEDIAKMAEACMKDIDDDEDDSLEDDEDLLAELQEVVDEEETEDSGTATPASPDSAETPSAELTPASQDTKVSSVPGSIEHTLEERLNLYRMAVTNAKAAGETSKARRYERGLKTLQTMLALVRKGGKIDETEIPPPVACGASGGPSRPPAPAASPDQHGESDSAVEISPVSAEAAPVVMDPASNTKDESSGVTSPASLASPEGEHAASGTELHLDSPAGQPNKDVLLERQKEYRMAALKAKQAGDIDQAKMHIKTSKGFDAAIEALEKGQPVDMSSLPPPLSQASTVTHPAPQKAVTSPSAPADSVSGPAQPQTVLDALEQRMAKYKEAFTQAKAGGDERKARMHDRIAKQYQSAIRAHKAGRPVNFDELPAPPGFPPIPGQKAASPEQGLAAVLETANKLTSNEAEAGDGEEDDEEGEEKVKAPKVGDQNKPTLVVQPTVQKPKRTPSPSPDRTSKRGSLPDTAQQQLEFLEGRKKQYMKAALQAKQKNDLEQAKTLLRAAKGLDPMIEAARSGKMVDISKVPSPPGDEDEDFIVVHHSDVQISEKAEEVYTQLTKLLKEQYEKCVTYSKQFTHMGNVAETTKFENMAEQCKKSLEILKLAQNRGLQPPKHHFEERTYRTVRIFPELSSTDMVVVIVRGMNLPAPPGVATNDLDAYVKFDFPYPSTDQPQKHKTSVIKNTNNPEYNQNFKLNINRNHRGFRRVIQSKGLKLEVLHKGGFLRSDKPVGTAQLKLEKLETESEVREIVELMDGRKATGGRLEVRVRLREPLGGQDHQTVTERWLVLEEPQVLL
- the LOC109091949 gene encoding coiled-coil and C2 domain-containing protein 1B-like isoform X2, which produces MFARKNKRAAAPKGQGAAAAKQMGLLLDFNPDEMMDMEQDLDDPTLEAEFAAIVGKKPNVAPRGKKPGKVPLPMEDIAKMAEACMKDIDDDEDDSLEDDEDLLAELQEVVDEEETEDSGTATPASPDSAETPSAELTPASQDTKVSSVPGSIEHTLEERLNLYRMAVTNAKAAGETSKARRYERGLKTLQTMLALVRKGGKIDETEIPPPVACGASGGPSRPPAPAASPDQHGESDSAVEISPVSAEAAPVVMDPASNTKDESSGVTSPASLASPEGEHAASGTELHLDSPAGQPNKDVLLERQKEYRMAALKAKQAGDIDQAKMHIKTSKGFDAAIEALEKGQPVDMSSLPPPLSQASTVTHPAPQKAVTSPSAPDSVSGPAQPQTVLDALEQRMAKYKEAFTQAKAGGDERKARMHDRIAKQYQSAIRAHKAGRPVNFDELPAPPGFPPIPGQKAASPEQGLAAVLETANKLTSNEAEAGDGEEDDEEGEEKVKAPKVGDQNKPTLVVQPTVQKPKRTPSPSPDRTSKRGSLPDTAQQQLEFLEGRKKQYMKAALQAKQKNDLEQAKTLLRAAKGLDPMIEAARSGKMVDISKVPSPPGDEDEDFIVVHHSDVQISEKAEEVYTQLTKLLKEQYEKCVTYSKQFTHMGNVAETTKFENMAEQCKKSLEILKLAQNRGLQPPKHHFEERTYRTVRIFPELSSTDMVVVIVRGMNLPAPPGVATNDLDAYVKFDFPYPSTDQPQKHKTSVIKNTNNPEYNQNFKLNINRNHRGFRRVIQSKGLKLEVLHKGGFLRSDKPVGTAQLKLEKLETESEVREIVELMDGRKATGGRLEVRVRLREPLGGQDHQTVTERWLVLEEPQVLL